From a region of the Nonlabens sp. Hel1_33_55 genome:
- a CDS encoding BamA/TamA family outer membrane protein — MLKNPKSYVLLVLFIVGLIHIPNANAQFEELQELFTFYPNRKAVEQDSTLYPSKFIAAPVMSYSPETNFAFGVGAKYLFKFAGSGEETRVSNMPITFQYTLNSQFFLFSGFEIFTNQEKWVIEGNFLFQNYPRLYYGIGNNTPESAEEVYDYNQLLIEPIFLKQAFVKHLFVGAGIRYNHIYNTDFEEDGLIANEQLDGFDGSTSVGVEAAALYDSRDVILNASSGWYLELTHGEYGEFLGGTNKFHLTRVDLRHFLKVSKKIMMF; from the coding sequence ATGCTCAAAAATCCAAAGTCCTACGTATTACTAGTTCTCTTTATTGTTGGGCTTATTCATATTCCAAATGCGAATGCTCAGTTTGAGGAACTTCAAGAGTTATTTACTTTTTACCCTAATAGAAAAGCGGTAGAACAAGATTCAACCTTGTATCCATCAAAGTTCATCGCAGCGCCAGTCATGAGCTATTCTCCTGAAACCAATTTTGCATTCGGTGTTGGAGCAAAATACCTTTTCAAATTTGCAGGAAGTGGTGAAGAAACTAGGGTTTCTAATATGCCTATTACATTTCAGTACACATTGAACAGTCAGTTTTTTCTATTTTCTGGTTTTGAGATCTTTACCAATCAGGAAAAATGGGTCATTGAAGGTAATTTCCTTTTTCAAAATTATCCACGATTGTATTATGGAATAGGTAATAATACACCAGAATCAGCTGAGGAGGTTTATGACTATAATCAACTACTTATCGAACCTATCTTCTTGAAGCAGGCATTTGTGAAGCATTTGTTTGTAGGTGCAGGAATACGATACAATCACATCTACAATACAGATTTTGAAGAAGATGGACTGATAGCCAATGAACAATTGGACGGTTTTGATGGTTCTACATCAGTAGGTGTGGAAGCTGCAGCTCTATACGACAGTCGTGATGTTATATTAAATGCATCCAGCGGTTGGTATCTTGAACTTACTCATGGAGAATATGGTGAGTTTTTAGGTGGTACCAATAAATTTCACCTAACTAGAGTCGATCTGCGTCACTTTTTAAAAGTATCCAAAAAAATAATGATGTTTTAG
- a CDS encoding outer membrane beta-barrel protein: MRKITIWFGVGVFFAFAKAYSQSSSDNNNHEITVSGYVDGYLSGYSTELDNDQFQRYTTVGARDDTFGLNIAQLGMAYRHDKVRANVTFQYGDIPQAIWSDTFNEIQEANVGVKIIDGLWLDAGFFKTHVGTESFLPKENLLSSTSVITFNEPFFQSGASLSYEAISDWNFELWVINSYNGFVDNNDAKSVGALISYQINDRTSITYTNNYGRESADDMSPKQRRFYQNLYMSTNWNDKIFLILGADLGLQSNSDLDDSNDTATLYTALATLRYQFSDAFSITGRGEMYRDSSGFISGTFTNNQGITEGLDLTGLTVGAEYKPTENAYIRGEARYLTAQNGLDIFREDDGLSNERYEVLLTMGVFLDRTFRF, encoded by the coding sequence ATGAGAAAGATTACTATATGGTTTGGGGTTGGTGTGTTTTTTGCTTTCGCGAAAGCGTATTCCCAATCATCATCTGACAATAACAATCACGAGATAACAGTAAGCGGTTATGTCGATGGATACTTATCAGGATACTCCACAGAATTAGATAATGATCAGTTCCAGCGGTACACCACGGTAGGAGCAAGGGATGATACTTTTGGACTGAACATTGCCCAGCTAGGTATGGCATACAGGCATGATAAGGTTCGAGCAAATGTGACTTTTCAATATGGTGATATACCGCAAGCGATATGGAGTGATACCTTCAACGAAATCCAAGAGGCTAACGTTGGCGTGAAGATTATCGATGGCTTATGGCTTGATGCTGGTTTTTTCAAAACGCATGTAGGGACTGAGAGTTTCTTACCAAAAGAGAATTTGCTGAGCAGTACGAGTGTAATCACTTTTAACGAGCCGTTTTTCCAATCTGGAGCGAGTTTGAGTTATGAGGCTATTAGCGATTGGAATTTTGAATTATGGGTGATCAATAGTTACAACGGTTTTGTGGATAATAATGATGCAAAAAGTGTTGGAGCTCTCATAAGCTATCAAATAAATGACCGAACTAGTATCACGTACACCAACAATTATGGACGCGAGAGTGCTGATGATATGAGTCCAAAACAAAGACGTTTTTATCAGAACCTTTACATGTCGACGAACTGGAATGATAAGATTTTCTTGATTTTAGGAGCAGATCTTGGGTTGCAATCCAATAGTGATTTAGACGATTCCAACGATACTGCTACATTGTATACGGCACTGGCAACGTTGCGATACCAATTTAGCGATGCATTTAGCATCACAGGCCGCGGTGAGATGTATAGAGATTCCAGCGGATTCATAAGCGGCACTTTCACGAATAATCAAGGAATTACTGAAGGTCTGGATCTAACGGGTCTAACCGTAGGCGCAGAATACAAGCCAACAGAAAATGCTTACATCCGTGGAGAAGCGAGGTATCTGACAGCACAAAATGGTTTGGATATCTTCAGAGAAGATGATGGATTGTCTAATGAGCGCTATGAAGTCCTTCTAACTATGGGCGTATTTCTGGATAGAACATTCAGATTCTAA
- a CDS encoding GatB/YqeY domain-containing protein, which produces MSLEKEIMTSMKEAMKAKDQTALAALRAVKSEILLAKTSGDSDGLSEDEEIKLVQKLVKQRKDSARIYSEQNREDLAEPELAQAAVLEKFLPEQLSEEAIEAVVSEIIVRTNASGMKDMGKVMGMANTQLAGKADGRTISSIVKAKLAQ; this is translated from the coding sequence ATGAGTTTAGAGAAAGAGATTATGACCTCTATGAAGGAGGCAATGAAAGCAAAAGATCAAACCGCACTTGCGGCGCTGAGAGCCGTGAAGAGCGAGATTTTATTAGCAAAAACATCAGGCGATTCAGATGGTTTGAGCGAGGATGAAGAAATTAAACTAGTTCAAAAGCTCGTGAAGCAAAGAAAGGATAGCGCCCGTATTTACTCAGAGCAAAATAGAGAAGACCTCGCAGAACCAGAACTAGCTCAAGCCGCAGTTCTAGAAAAATTCTTACCAGAGCAATTGAGTGAAGAAGCCATTGAAGCCGTAGTTTCAGAAATTATTGTGCGTACCAATGCCAGCGGAATGAAGGACATGGGAAAAGTCATGGGAATGGCAAATACCCAACTTGCAGGAAAGGCAGATGGAAGAACAATAAGCAGTATTGTAAAGGCAAAATTAGCACAGTAG
- the ftsZ gene encoding cell division protein FtsZ, which yields MSNDDFNSIAFDLPKNQSNVIKVIGVGGGGSNAIKHMFQQGIIGVDFVICNTDSQALENSPVPNKIQLGVTLTEGLGAGANPEVGERAAQESIEDVRAMMDSRTKMVFITAGMGGGTGTGAAPIIAQVAREMDILTVGIVTTPFHFEGKVRNEQAQKGIEKFRKNVDSLVIINNNKLRDVYGNLGFKAGFSKADEVLATASRGIAEVITNHYTQNIDLRDAKTVLSNSGTAIMGSAQATGSNRAQEGILKALDSPLLNDNKITGAKNVLLLIVSGTEEITIDEIGEINEHIQNEAGGGANIIMGVGEDESLGDAIAVTVIATGFNAEQQNEISNTEGTRIIHTLEEEQRAIQVLEETNERVVAGTLIMDEEVEEKKEDDKESAFAKAESQPAPSISKDSNEPVIIMHELGDEEPEETIVPKNENPLIPTTEFIKNLNVVYEEVLDQEPQLVIKEEVVEEQPVVYKLEEIEDEEDQFLLDFDLPLSEKEEPNEEQITYNLEEIEVNDPVEIIPITEVSDEGIRKYSLDDYMEVEKNLNNATKSKEQPKAETKTERINIRTVEVPVDQAPVTIKKELLEDLDPTDLPINEVLKLRAEERKRKMHAYNFKFKSSHRLEEIEKKPAYLRHGIELDETPTKSDRSRTTLNTDENNDIQLRGNNNSFLHDNVD from the coding sequence ATGAGCAACGACGATTTTAATAGCATCGCATTTGATCTACCCAAGAACCAATCCAACGTGATCAAGGTGATAGGTGTAGGTGGTGGTGGTAGCAATGCCATCAAACACATGTTCCAGCAGGGCATCATAGGTGTGGATTTTGTGATCTGTAATACAGATTCCCAAGCCTTGGAAAACAGTCCAGTTCCCAACAAAATTCAGTTGGGTGTAACCTTGACTGAAGGTTTAGGTGCTGGCGCAAATCCAGAAGTAGGTGAGCGTGCCGCACAAGAAAGTATAGAAGATGTGCGCGCCATGATGGACTCACGTACAAAAATGGTCTTTATCACAGCTGGAATGGGCGGCGGTACCGGTACTGGTGCAGCTCCAATCATTGCTCAAGTGGCACGTGAAATGGATATTTTAACCGTTGGTATCGTTACGACACCGTTCCATTTTGAAGGCAAGGTTCGTAATGAACAAGCCCAAAAGGGTATTGAGAAATTCCGCAAGAATGTGGATTCTCTGGTGATTATCAATAATAACAAACTGCGTGACGTCTATGGAAATCTAGGTTTCAAAGCTGGATTCTCTAAGGCAGACGAGGTGCTTGCTACAGCCTCACGTGGTATTGCAGAGGTAATTACAAACCACTACACACAAAACATTGACCTGCGCGATGCAAAAACCGTATTATCCAATTCTGGTACTGCGATTATGGGTAGCGCTCAAGCCACTGGATCCAACCGTGCTCAGGAAGGAATTCTCAAGGCATTGGATTCTCCATTGCTTAACGATAACAAGATTACAGGTGCTAAAAACGTGTTGCTACTCATCGTTTCTGGGACTGAAGAGATCACCATTGACGAGATAGGTGAGATCAACGAGCACATCCAGAATGAGGCTGGCGGTGGCGCTAACATCATCATGGGTGTAGGCGAGGACGAGTCCTTGGGCGACGCCATTGCGGTTACCGTGATCGCAACGGGTTTTAATGCAGAGCAACAAAACGAGATCTCAAATACTGAGGGCACGCGCATCATCCATACTTTGGAAGAGGAACAGCGAGCCATTCAGGTTTTGGAAGAGACAAACGAGCGAGTTGTTGCAGGAACGCTTATTATGGATGAAGAAGTTGAGGAAAAGAAAGAGGATGATAAAGAGTCCGCTTTCGCGAAAGCGGAATCCCAACCAGCTCCATCAATTTCTAAAGATTCCAACGAGCCAGTAATCATCATGCATGAACTGGGCGATGAAGAGCCAGAGGAAACTATCGTGCCTAAAAATGAAAATCCGTTAATACCAACAACGGAATTCATTAAGAATTTGAATGTTGTTTATGAAGAAGTTTTGGATCAGGAGCCACAGCTAGTGATTAAAGAAGAGGTTGTTGAGGAACAACCAGTGGTATATAAGCTGGAAGAAATTGAAGATGAAGAAGATCAGTTTTTGCTGGATTTTGACTTGCCATTAAGTGAAAAGGAAGAACCTAATGAAGAGCAGATCACATATAACCTAGAGGAAATTGAGGTTAATGATCCTGTTGAAATTATTCCAATTACAGAAGTTTCTGATGAAGGTATAAGAAAGTATTCTCTCGATGATTACATGGAGGTTGAGAAAAACTTAAATAATGCAACCAAATCAAAGGAGCAACCAAAGGCAGAAACCAAAACAGAACGTATAAACATCAGAACAGTTGAGGTTCCTGTTGACCAAGCACCAGTAACCATTAAAAAGGAATTGTTGGAAGATCTAGATCCAACAGATCTACCCATCAATGAGGTATTGAAACTGCGCGCAGAAGAGCGTAAACGTAAGATGCACGCTTATAATTTCAAGTTCAAAAGCAGTCACAGACTGGAAGAAATAGAAAAAAAACCAGCCTATCTAAGACATGGTATCGAGCTGGATGAAACTCCTACTAAAAGTGATCGTTCTAGAACGACTTTGAATACTGATGAGAATAATGATATCCAACTTAGAGGAAACAATAATTCTTTTCTACACGACAACGTAGATTAA
- the ftsA gene encoding cell division protein FtsA: MEPQEFAVGLDIGTTKIVAMIGRKNEYGKLEILGVGRSKSLGVHRGVVNNITQTITSIQQAVSQAEAVSGIQIKDVTVGIAGQHIRSLQHSDYITRGDSETVINQEDITKLCNQVFKLVMLPGEEIIHVLPQEYKIDGQSEIKEPIGMYGGRLEANFHVVVGQVASIRNIGRCVKSADLELSDITLEPLASADAVLSQEEKEAGVALIDIGGGTTDLAIFKDGIIRHTAVIPQGGNIITQDIKEGCSIIEKQAELLKTKFGSAWPGENKENEIVSIPGLRGREPKEITLKNLSKIIHARVIEILETVFVEIKNYGHDEPKKQLIAGVVLTGGGSQLKHIKQLAEYVTGMPSRIGYPNEHLAGDSDIESTSPLFATAVGLVLKGLESNEFQTSKSEHKEAAVTNANNGNNPIIEDQNKTTLTEEQPTVTQPRKSKGIFENWANKFKDFLDKAE, translated from the coding sequence ATGGAACCACAAGAATTTGCAGTAGGACTAGATATTGGAACGACAAAGATCGTTGCTATGATAGGTCGCAAAAATGAGTACGGCAAACTTGAGATCCTAGGTGTAGGAAGGTCAAAAAGTCTAGGCGTCCATCGTGGAGTCGTCAATAACATCACACAAACCATCACATCTATACAGCAGGCTGTATCGCAAGCGGAAGCCGTGAGTGGCATACAGATCAAGGATGTAACTGTTGGTATAGCAGGGCAGCATATACGTAGTCTGCAGCACAGCGATTACATCACTCGTGGCGACAGTGAGACGGTCATTAATCAGGAAGACATCACAAAATTGTGTAACCAGGTTTTTAAATTGGTTATGCTGCCAGGTGAGGAAATCATTCATGTATTGCCGCAGGAATATAAAATTGATGGTCAGTCTGAAATTAAGGAGCCTATTGGGATGTATGGTGGCAGACTTGAAGCTAATTTCCATGTAGTGGTAGGTCAAGTAGCCTCCATTCGCAACATAGGACGTTGTGTAAAGAGCGCAGACCTTGAGCTTTCAGATATTACGCTGGAGCCACTTGCCAGTGCAGATGCAGTTCTTAGCCAGGAAGAAAAAGAAGCTGGAGTTGCATTGATCGATATAGGTGGTGGAACCACAGATCTTGCGATTTTCAAGGATGGAATCATTCGCCATACAGCAGTGATACCACAAGGTGGTAATATCATTACTCAAGATATTAAAGAAGGCTGCTCGATTATAGAAAAGCAGGCAGAGTTGCTTAAGACCAAATTTGGTAGTGCATGGCCTGGCGAGAATAAAGAGAATGAGATCGTATCTATTCCAGGATTACGCGGTCGCGAGCCTAAAGAAATTACGCTCAAGAATCTGAGCAAGATTATTCACGCTCGTGTCATTGAGATTTTGGAGACAGTATTTGTAGAGATCAAAAACTACGGTCACGACGAGCCTAAAAAGCAGCTGATCGCTGGTGTAGTATTAACCGGTGGTGGTAGCCAACTCAAACACATTAAGCAACTAGCAGAATATGTTACGGGAATGCCTAGTAGAATAGGTTACCCTAACGAACATCTAGCTGGTGATAGCGATATAGAAAGTACGAGTCCGCTATTTGCTACCGCAGTTGGTTTAGTGCTGAAAGGGTTAGAATCAAACGAGTTCCAAACCTCAAAAAGTGAGCATAAGGAAGCGGCAGTTACCAATGCCAATAATGGAAACAATCCAATCATTGAAGATCAAAATAAAACAACCTTAACTGAAGAACAACCTACGGTGACACAGCCTAGAAAGAGTAAAGGCATCTTTGAGAATTGGGCTAATAAGTTTAAGGATTTTCTGGATAAAGCAGAATAA